From Vicinamibacterales bacterium:
GGCTCTGCCATACGACGGCCGGCTGCAGTTGTGGCGTAACGTCGGACAGGGCAGGTTCGTCCTGGCCTCGCTGCCGGGCGGCATACGCCTGGTGGCAGAGCGCGGACCGCGCTACCTGCGCTACGGGTCCGGCGACGAGGCCTCGCAGTGGGGCGACGAACGATACGACGCCGCGATGCCGCGCGCGCCGGCTGCGGCGACTGTCCTGCCGGTTGCGCTCCTCACTGTTTCCGCCCCCGCTTCCGCTCCCCTCGTTTCCGTTCCATCCCGTCCCGGCCGCGCTCCGCCGTCGCTCTCGTAGCCCTCTCGCAGTCACGTTCGTGTTGGGTCGTTTCGCGCGCCGGCTGGGCCGTGCGTACGGGCGGCGCCTTACAGGGATTCCGTTCCGGAGGGAACTGATGCGTGTTCTGTTGGTGGATTTGCCGGCGCGCGACGGTATCGTCTCGAAAGACACCGTTGTCGGCGGCTACGGTTCGCGGCTGCTACCGTTCACGCGGGTCACCGCGGTCATCGGGACGCTCAAGGAGCGGCTGCACGCCGTGCCGAGCGTACAAATGGCCTATCTCGCCGGCGTGTTGTCCCAGTACGGGCACGAGGTGATCTGGTCGCACGGCGAGTTTCCCGAGACCGGACGGCCCGACGTGGCGATCGTGCTCAGCTCGCTCGTCGACTACCGCAACGAGACCGCCTGGGCCGATCAGGCGCGGGCGCGTGGGATTCGCACCGGCTTCGTTGGCCTCACCGCCTCGAAATTGCCGGAGCTGTTCCGCGATCACGCCGATTTCGTCA
This genomic window contains:
- a CDS encoding VCBS repeat-containing protein yields the protein MTVLLIVSAVLPASAATRRASRVRHIARVSVQREGRGSIIAVTYRSGPRLHIRFLHSATAIDRVALSDADYDGRQDILALPYDGRLQLWRNVGQGRFVLASLPGGIRLVAERGPRYLRYGSGDEASQWGDERYDAAMPRAPAAATVLPVALLTVSAPASAPLVSVPSRPGRAPPSLS